The following proteins come from a genomic window of Cronobacter muytjensii ATCC 51329:
- a CDS encoding tellurite resistance TerB family protein, with protein MGNWLTQLQSMLGQSGAGSSSGASGIQDALRSKGLNKLLSPGALGGLAGLLVASKSSRKLLAKYGGGALLVGGGAVAGTVLWNKYKDKIRAAHQDEPQYGQQQTPIDRRAERLILALVFAAKSDGHIDDSERAAIERQLRDAGIEEQGRVLVEQAINQPLDPMRLAADVKNEEEALELYFLSCAAIDIDHFMERSYLQALGDALKIPQEVREEIERDIQQEKKALPG; from the coding sequence ATGGGCAACTGGTTAACACAGCTTCAGTCAATGCTGGGGCAAAGCGGCGCAGGGTCATCATCCGGCGCGTCAGGGATTCAGGACGCGCTGCGCTCAAAGGGGTTAAATAAACTTCTCTCTCCCGGCGCGCTGGGCGGCCTGGCCGGGCTGCTGGTCGCGAGTAAATCATCGCGCAAGCTGCTGGCGAAATATGGCGGCGGCGCGCTGCTGGTCGGCGGCGGGGCGGTTGCCGGCACGGTACTGTGGAACAAGTACAAAGATAAAATCCGCGCGGCGCATCAGGATGAGCCGCAATATGGTCAGCAGCAGACGCCGATCGACAGACGCGCAGAGCGGTTAATTCTCGCGCTGGTATTCGCCGCCAAAAGCGACGGCCATATCGACGACAGCGAGCGCGCGGCGATTGAACGTCAGCTGCGCGACGCGGGCATTGAAGAACAGGGGCGTGTATTGGTGGAGCAGGCCATTAACCAGCCGCTCGACCCGATGCGTCTTGCCGCCGACGTGAAAAATGAAGAAGAAGCGCTGGAACTCTATTTCCTGAGCTGTGCGGCCATTGATATTGACCATTTTATGGAGCGCAGCTATTTGCAGGCGCTCGGCGACGCCCTGAAAATCCCGCAGGAGGTGCGCGAAGAGATCGAGCGTGACATCCAGCAGGAGAAAAAAGCGCTGCCGGGATAA